The Nothobranchius furzeri strain GRZ-AD chromosome 6, NfurGRZ-RIMD1, whole genome shotgun sequence genome includes a region encoding these proteins:
- the LOC139070238 gene encoding uncharacterized protein encodes MDETRQNLSCTVTPGVRFSDVLLPEHAMTQETVHRPSIAGPSARPNGPVLGGCHRSGAVGTSGCGSVPAALGRRWFWSAIHDVNSNNMLFAVTTLFLYFYFFQGVKNPPSTSRFEINNTFSAAFKMNKSLEPMVNLSDKQVVLNPLFPNASPLSSMLKADHLSSMGVKSSGCDPPLQSEVCFTRQSASCTNQLLYRGVMEKSAAVKHLWSPDGATMPFKGFVPGHLDLYVNDLVTFQFVTSANTVANSFLLSQGCDLVSGLCALFPVISLTGDHDDTENPAVSSSPVVSGDIKGGSVVAAHTSLTGSGRQPGPGGVGACSDALLGAPPDKGGVLSGSEFSVADFNRFGGTPPPSGRVIAEIDTDLPPIRLTTLTSDPELGAAPSTGRSSSQSVDTLVKPGFSDSVWEPPSFLGIKYSWLQFSGQTMFPKLASCLYLILNMARLALTPVTQPSLDHSFSEPPSPTPPGLWTSEHLLFQHDSDTAYV; translated from the exons atggacgagacacgacaaaatctttcttgcactgttacacctggtgtaaggttctctgacgttctgcttccagaacatgccatgacgcaggagactgttcaccggccgagcatcgctggtccctccgcccgcccgaacgggcccgttttaggcgggtgccaccGGTCcggagcagtggggactagtggctgcggttcggtgccagctgcactgggtcggaggtggttctggtctgcaattcatgacgtgaattcaaacaacatgctgtttgcggtcacaacactttttctttacttttatttcttccagggggtcaaaaacccaccatcaacatcaaggtttgaaataaacaacactttctctgctgcttttaagatgaataaatctcttgagcctatggttaacctctctgacaaacaggttgtgcttaaccctttgtttcctaatgcttctcctctgtcatccatgttaaaggctgaccatctctccagcatgggtgtgaaatcttcaggctgtgacccaccgcttcagtcagaggtctgttttactcgtcagtccgcctcatgcacaaaccagcttctttatcggggcgtgatggaaaagtcagccgccgtgaaacacttgtggtctccggacggagctaccatgccatttaaggggtttgtgcccggacatcttgacctttatgtgaatgaccttgtcacttttcagtttgtgacctctgctaatacggtggccaattcttttctcctttcacaggggtgtgacttagtctcgggcctctgtgctctctttcctgtgatttctcttacaggtgaccacgacgacacagaaaaccctgcggtttccagcagtcctgtggtcagtggcgatattaaaggtggctcggtggttgctgcgcacacctctctcacgggctcgggaaggcaacccggcccgggaggtgtaggtgcgtgcagtgatgctctgctcggggcccctcctgacaaagggggggtgctgagtggctctgagttttccgttgcggacttcaaccggttcgggggaacgcctcctccgagcgggcgggtcattgcagaaatcgacactgaccttccaccaattcggctgacaacattgacctccgacccggagttaggtgctgcaccttctacggggcggagttctagtcagtctgtagatactctggttaaaccgggtttttctgattctgtgtgggaacctccatcattcttgggtataaagtattcttggcttcagttttcaggacagaccatgttcccaaagctagcatcatgtctgtatctgattctaaacatggctaggttggctttgacacccgtgacacaaccatccttggatcactccttttcagaacctccaagtccaacacctccaggtctttggacatctgaacacctactctttcagcacgattcag acacggcatacgtttga